Proteins co-encoded in one Juglans regia cultivar Chandler chromosome 16, Walnut 2.0, whole genome shotgun sequence genomic window:
- the LOC109012927 gene encoding UPF0481 protein At3g47200-like, protein MADSKTKRGKGKKTKKSSTSEDGESSFDDLENGTSDTSTQNGCIYSVPKALVEVSGKKWFEPRVVSIGHYNCKNDAKHKHIPVNQNHKQKVCRSILQPHPKKRMEELMKIISPEVEKIEFMSEKIKNPEFLKMLVLDGCFILELFRILGKSEPKKIESDHPLASVAWAIPYFYGDLLLLENQIPFVVLKKLFETSKMPDEDYPLSLLALRFFNKVMRRSEEDLEEMSEKVVINDSLHLLNLVRLSFITRDLDKPPATVKKTETVPAIYCITKLLKAGIKIKLREAADNFLAVKFDEDNGVIEMNKITLDYFMHSLLVNCRAFEQLDNKSSKHITVYAYFLDCLVNTAKDAEYLYEHNIIDSVDVQFINKLGNEMHVETDQFYLYDIFRKTEASVWCFAENPWSSVKREPSGT, encoded by the exons ATGGCTGATTCAAAAACAAAACgcggaaaagggaaaaaaactaaaaaatcctCGACGAGTGAGGATGGGGAGTCGTCTTTTGATGACTTGGAAAACGGGACCTCCGATACTTCCACACAGAATGGCTGCATCTACAGTGTTCCCAAGGCACTCGTCGAGGTCAGCGGCAAGAAATGGTTCGAGCCCCGCGTCGTCTCCATCGGGCACTACAACTGCAAGAACGACGCGAAACATAAACACATCCCAGTGAATCAAAATCACAAGCAGAAGGTCTGTCGTAGCATTCTACAGCCCCACCCCAAAAAACGCATGGAAGAATTGATGAAAATCATAAGCCCAGAAGTTGAAAAGATCGAGTTCATGTCCGAGAAGATCAAGAATCCCGAATTCCTCAAAATGCTGGTTCTTGATGGTTGTTTTATATTAGAATTGTTTCGAATACTTGGAAAATCGGAACCGAAAAAGATCGAGTCTGATCACCCTCTCGCCTCCGTGGCATGGGCAATACCATATTTCTACGGAGATCTTCTTCTGCTTGAGAATCAGATCCCCTTTGTTGTTCTGAAAAAGTTAt ttgaAACTTCCAAAATGCCTGATGAGGACTATCCTTTGTCCTTGCTTGCTTTGAGATTCTTTAACAAGGTAATGCGCAGATCCGAAGAAGATCTCGAAGAGATGAGCGAGAAAGTCGTGATCAATGACAGCTTGCATTTGCTGAACTTGGTTCGGTTAAGTTTTATCACCCGCGATCTAGATAAGCCACCGGCGACTGtgaagaaaacagaaacagTACCGGCGATATACTGCATCACGAAGCTCCTCAAAGCAGGCATTAAGATCAAACTGCGTGAGGCGGCCGACAACTTCTTGGCTGTGAAATTCGACGAGGACAACGGAGTGATTGAGATGAACAAAATAACCCTCGACTACTTCATGCACTCTTTGTTGGTGAACTGTCGGGCATTCGAACAGTTGGACAACAAAAGCTCCAAGCACATCACAGTTTACGCCTATTTCTTGGACTGCTTAGTAAACACAGCCAAGGACGCCGAGTACCTTTACGAACACAACATCATTGACAGTGTGGACGTGCAATTCATCAACAAGTTGGGGAACGAGATGCATGTTGAAACCGACCAATTTTATTTATACGACATTTTCAGAAAG ACCGAGGCTTCGGTTTGGTGTTTTGCAGAGAACCCGTGGTCTTCTGTGAAGAGGGAACCGAGCGGCACTTAG